Proteins from a genomic interval of Mycobacterium conspicuum:
- a CDS encoding class I SAM-dependent methyltransferase — MRSSTAAGGDSVSEHRGEYGYDGSFHTVSAGTQLAVVGAGSAALLAGAGISLARGNRVAATLAAGSAVEIIATAAWYIYATRSGKFRVWDGVLDDLALRGDETLLDLGCGRGAVLLAAAKRLPRGRAIGVDLWQADQTDNSPQSTLSNAEREGVTERVELHTADMTALPLPDESVDVIVSNLAIHNIPTRVGRRLALDQAVRVLRPGGRLAIADLWETRQHEQRLRELGWCNVRRRNLGWRMWYGGPWFSTRLVTATKPM, encoded by the coding sequence ATGAGGTCGTCCACCGCGGCCGGTGGTGACTCGGTGTCCGAGCATCGCGGCGAGTACGGGTACGACGGGTCTTTCCACACCGTCTCGGCGGGAACGCAGCTGGCGGTCGTGGGCGCGGGATCGGCCGCCCTGTTGGCGGGGGCGGGCATCAGCCTCGCGCGCGGTAACCGGGTGGCGGCGACGCTGGCGGCGGGGTCGGCCGTCGAAATCATCGCGACGGCGGCCTGGTACATCTACGCGACGCGATCCGGCAAATTCCGGGTGTGGGACGGGGTTCTCGACGACCTGGCGCTGCGCGGCGACGAAACCCTGCTCGACCTGGGGTGTGGGCGCGGCGCCGTCCTGCTCGCCGCGGCCAAGCGGTTGCCGCGGGGTCGCGCGATCGGCGTCGATCTGTGGCAGGCCGACCAGACCGACAACTCCCCGCAGTCCACGCTGTCCAACGCCGAACGCGAAGGCGTGACCGAGCGCGTCGAACTGCACACCGCCGACATGACGGCCCTGCCGTTGCCCGACGAAAGCGTCGACGTCATCGTCAGCAACCTTGCCATCCACAACATTCCGACCCGCGTAGGTCGCCGCCTGGCTTTGGATCAGGCCGTTCGTGTGCTGCGCCCGGGCGGGCGCTTGGCCATCGCCGACCTGTGGGAGACCCGCCAGCACGAGCAGCGGTTGCGCGAGCTGGGCTGGTGCAATGTTCGGCGTCGCAACCTCGGTTGGCGGATGTGGTACGGCGGCCCCTGGTTTTCCACCCGGTTGGTGACGGCCACCAAGCCGATGTGA
- a CDS encoding nitroreductase family protein, with amino-acid sequence METWDAIRARRNVRQYTPEPVSKADLDRIAEAGWRAPSAKNRQPWDFVIVTDPAQLRELSTVWRGAGHIAKAPAAIVLVVPVPPDERRLVTDNYDVGQATMAMMIAATDLGIGTGHSSVGDQDKARAILGVPDDHLVAFMLGVGYPADRPLRPIRNPDRRPFDEVVHRGRW; translated from the coding sequence GTGGAAACTTGGGACGCGATCCGTGCCCGACGCAACGTTCGCCAGTACACGCCGGAGCCGGTTTCCAAAGCTGATCTGGACCGCATCGCCGAGGCGGGATGGCGCGCACCTTCGGCGAAAAACCGCCAGCCGTGGGACTTTGTCATCGTCACCGACCCGGCCCAGCTGCGGGAGCTCTCGACGGTGTGGCGCGGCGCGGGTCACATCGCCAAGGCGCCGGCGGCGATCGTCCTGGTGGTCCCGGTCCCGCCGGACGAGCGCAGGCTGGTGACCGACAACTACGACGTCGGTCAGGCGACGATGGCGATGATGATCGCGGCGACCGACCTGGGCATCGGGACGGGGCATTCGTCGGTGGGGGACCAGGACAAGGCGCGCGCCATCCTGGGTGTGCCCGACGACCACCTGGTGGCCTTCATGCTCGGCGTCGGATATCCCGCCGATCGCCCACTGCGCCCCATCCGCAACCCGGATCGGCGCCCGTTCGATGAGGTCGTCCACCGCGGCCGGTGGTGA
- a CDS encoding patatin-like phospholipase family protein — protein MKDEQPKPLDLVLSGGGVKGIGLVGAVVALLDAGYSVKRVSGVSAGSLVGSILAASSNGNQLTTDEIKEIALTLPYHKFRDRGAIGRVPMVGKAWGLLRETGMYRGDFAHAWIRSELKNLGVTTFGDLALDDELLIEQRRYRLVVTVADVTRGQLVRLPWDYRRVYGLDPDDQPVADAVRASMAIPFYFRPVELTSANGITSTLVDGGVLSNFPIDSFDRPDRRRPRWPTFGVTVLPNLPEGNDQLIPALGALRRLGPPSLLEKLITTMFVGHDQTHLNQPWVSARAIRVDSTSVNFLDFSIGRQDAEMLYQKGYVAAQEFVSTWDWEEYLQRFRRFD, from the coding sequence ATGAAGGACGAGCAGCCAAAACCCTTGGATCTCGTGCTGTCCGGTGGCGGCGTCAAGGGCATCGGCCTGGTGGGGGCGGTGGTCGCGCTCTTGGATGCCGGGTATTCGGTCAAGCGGGTGTCCGGCGTGTCAGCCGGATCGCTCGTCGGGTCGATTTTGGCGGCCTCGTCGAACGGGAATCAGCTCACCACGGACGAGATCAAAGAAATTGCGCTTACCCTGCCGTACCACAAGTTTCGCGACCGCGGCGCCATCGGACGAGTCCCGATGGTCGGCAAGGCGTGGGGCTTGCTGCGTGAGACCGGCATGTATCGCGGGGATTTTGCGCACGCCTGGATCCGCAGCGAACTGAAGAACTTGGGCGTCACCACATTCGGCGACCTGGCCCTCGACGACGAGCTGTTGATCGAGCAGCGCCGCTACCGGCTGGTGGTCACCGTCGCCGATGTGACGCGGGGTCAGTTGGTGCGGTTGCCGTGGGATTATCGGCGGGTCTATGGGCTCGATCCCGACGACCAGCCGGTGGCCGACGCGGTGCGCGCGTCGATGGCGATCCCGTTTTACTTTCGACCGGTCGAGCTGACCAGCGCCAACGGGATAACCTCCACCCTGGTCGACGGGGGCGTGCTGTCGAACTTTCCGATCGACTCGTTCGACCGGCCCGATCGCCGGCGGCCGCGCTGGCCCACCTTCGGCGTGACCGTGCTGCCAAACCTGCCCGAAGGCAACGACCAGTTGATCCCGGCGTTGGGCGCGCTGCGTCGTCTTGGGCCGCCGTCGCTGCTGGAAAAGTTGATCACCACCATGTTCGTCGGTCACGATCAGACCCACCTCAACCAGCCGTGGGTGAGTGCGCGCGCCATTCGGGTCGACTCGACATCGGTGAACTTTCTCGACTTCAGCATCGGTCGGCAAGACGCCGAGATGCTCTACCAAAAGGGGTACGTCGCGGCCCAGGAGTTCGTGTCGACCTGGGACTGGGAGGAGTATTTGCAGCGGTTTCGGCGGTTCGACTAG
- the cynS gene encoding cyanase: MNRNEITEQIVVARLAKGLSWRQLADAIDRPVVWTTAALLGQHPIPAELGKVLVDLLGLDDAVIPLLAAPPMRGGLPTAVPTDPTIYRFYEALQVYGPAIKELIHEQFGDGIMSAINFSVDVQKKPHPSGDRIVVTFDGKFLPYDWV; the protein is encoded by the coding sequence ATGAACAGAAACGAGATCACCGAACAGATCGTCGTTGCTCGCCTGGCCAAGGGTCTGAGCTGGCGGCAGCTGGCCGACGCCATCGACAGGCCGGTGGTGTGGACCACGGCGGCGTTGCTGGGCCAACACCCGATACCCGCCGAACTCGGCAAGGTCCTGGTCGACCTGCTCGGTCTCGATGATGCGGTGATACCGCTGCTTGCCGCGCCGCCCATGCGCGGCGGGCTGCCCACTGCCGTTCCCACCGACCCGACCATTTACCGCTTCTACGAAGCGCTTCAGGTGTATGGCCCTGCCATCAAGGAACTGATCCACGAGCAGTTCGGCGACGGCATCATGAGCGCGATCAACTTCAGCGTCGACGTGCAGAAGAAGCCGCATCCGTCGGGTGATCGCATCGTGGTGACCTTCGATGGCAAGTTCCTTCCGTATGACTGGGTATGA